From the Lathyrus oleraceus cultivar Zhongwan6 chromosome 4, CAAS_Psat_ZW6_1.0, whole genome shotgun sequence genome, one window contains:
- the LOC127135249 gene encoding protein SOB FIVE-LIKE 4: MKPPKKFGSEEECESSESGWTMYIGSHIEDDDGDIDNMDEEGTTRQGYPEDDESDDSMVSDASSGPSHQHGNDIGKGGGVNYGLQGFKQVVVEETQYDNDDDDEIKYCFEKKAIKTVEKKMEEKQFNGKGMSSVQGGGGKVRKRK, encoded by the coding sequence ATGAAACCGCCCAAGAAGTTTGGAAGTGAAGAGGAATGTGAGAGCAGTGAATCTGGATGGACTATGTACATTGGATCCCATATAGAAGATGATGATGGAGACATTGATAACATGGATGAAGAAGGAACAACTCGTCAAGGTTATCCAGaagatgatgaaagtgatgatTCTATGGTTTCTGATGCTTCTTCTGGGCCAAGTCATCAACACGGCAATGATATTGGCAAAGGAGGAGGAGTCAACTATGGCTTACAAGGTTTCAAGCAAGTGGTGGTTGAAGAGACTCAAtatgataatgatgatgatgatgaaatCAAGTATTGCTTTGAAAAGAAAGCAATAAAAACGGTGGAaaagaaaatggaagaaaaacAGTTTAATGGTAAAGGTATGTCTTCAGTTCAAGGTGGTGGTGGCAAGGTGAGAAAAAGGAAATAG